The following coding sequences are from one Macaca mulatta isolate MMU2019108-1 chromosome 7, T2T-MMU8v2.0, whole genome shotgun sequence window:
- the CCNDBP1 gene encoding cyclin-D1-binding protein 1 isoform X1 has product MASATAPAAAAPTLAPPLQQLRHLAEELRLLLPRVRVGEAQETTEEFNREMFWRRLNEAAVTVSREATTLTTVFSQLPLPSPQETQKFCEQVHAAIKAFIAVYYLLPKDQGITLRKLVRGATLDIVDGMAQLMEVLSITPTQSPENNDLISYNSVWVACQQMPQIPRDNKAAALLMLTKNVDFVKDAHEEMERAVEECDPYSGLLNDTDENNSDNHNDEDDVLGFPSNQDLYWSEDDQELIIPCLALVRASKACLKKIRILVAENGKKDQVAQLDDIVDISDEISPSVDDLALSIYPPMCHLTVRINSAKLVSVLKKALEITKASHVTPQPEDSWIPLLINAIDHCMNRIKELTQSELEL; this is encoded by the exons ATGGCGAGCGCAACTGCACCTGCAGCCGCAGCCCCCACCCTGGCTCCACCTTTGCAGCAGCTCCGGCACTTGGCGGAGGAGCTGCGGTTGCTCCTGCCTCGAGTGCGGG TCGGCGAAGCCCAGGAGACCACCGAGGAGTTTAATCGAGAGATGTTCTGGAGAAGACTCA ATGAGGCAGCTGTGACAGTGTCAAGGGAAGCCACGACTCTGACCACAGTCTTCTCTCAGCTTCCACTGCCGTCTCCACAG GAAACCCAGAAGTTCTGTGAACAAGTCCATGCTGCCATCAAGGCATTTATTGCAGTGTACTATTTGCTTCCAAAGGATCAGG GGATCACCCTGAGAAAGCTGGTACGGGGCGCCACCCTGGACATCGTGGATGGCATGGCTCAGCTCATGGAAGTACTTTCCATCACTCCAACTCAGAG CCCTGAGAACAATGACCTTATTTCCTACAACAGTGTCTGGGTTGCGTGCCAGCAGATGCCTCAGATACCAAGAG ATAACAAAGCTGCGGCTCTTTTGATGCTGACCAAGAATGTGGATTTTGTGAAGGATGCACATGAAGAAATGGAGCGG GCTGTGGAAGAATGCGACCCTTACTCTGGCCTCTTGAATGATACTGACGAGAACAACTCTGACAACCACAATGATGAGGATGATGTGTTGGGGTTTCCAAGCAATCAGGACTTGTATTGGTCAGAGGATGATCAAGAGCTCATAATCCCCTGCCTTGCACTGGTGAGAGCATCCAAAGCCTGCCTGAAGAAGATTCGGATCTTAGTGGCAGAGAATGGGAAGAAGGATCAGGTGGCACAGCTGGACGACATTGTGGATATTTCTGATGAAATCAGCCCTAG TGTGGATGATTTGGCTCTGAGCATATATCCACCTATGTGTCACCTGACCGTGCGAATCAAT TCTGCAAAACTTGTATCTGTTTTAAAGAAGGCACTTGAAATTACAAA AGCAAGTCATGTGACCCCTCAGCCGGAAGATAGTTGGATCCCTTTACTTATTAATGCCATTGATCATTGCATGAATAGAATCAAGGAGCTCACTCAGAGTGAACTTGAATTATGA
- the CCNDBP1 gene encoding cyclin-D1-binding protein 1 isoform X2, whose product MAQLMEVLSITPTQSPENNDLISYNSVWVACQQMPQIPRDNKAAALLMLTKNVDFVKDAHEEMERAVEECDPYSGLLNDTDENNSDNHNDEDDVLGFPSNQDLYWSEDDQELIIPCLALVRASKACLKKIRILVAENGKKDQVAQLDDIVDISDEISPSVDDLALSIYPPMCHLTVRINSAKLVSVLKKALEITKASHVTPQPEDSWIPLLINAIDHCMNRIKELTQSELEL is encoded by the exons ATGGCTCAGCTCATGGAAGTACTTTCCATCACTCCAACTCAGAG CCCTGAGAACAATGACCTTATTTCCTACAACAGTGTCTGGGTTGCGTGCCAGCAGATGCCTCAGATACCAAGAG ATAACAAAGCTGCGGCTCTTTTGATGCTGACCAAGAATGTGGATTTTGTGAAGGATGCACATGAAGAAATGGAGCGG GCTGTGGAAGAATGCGACCCTTACTCTGGCCTCTTGAATGATACTGACGAGAACAACTCTGACAACCACAATGATGAGGATGATGTGTTGGGGTTTCCAAGCAATCAGGACTTGTATTGGTCAGAGGATGATCAAGAGCTCATAATCCCCTGCCTTGCACTGGTGAGAGCATCCAAAGCCTGCCTGAAGAAGATTCGGATCTTAGTGGCAGAGAATGGGAAGAAGGATCAGGTGGCACAGCTGGACGACATTGTGGATATTTCTGATGAAATCAGCCCTAG TGTGGATGATTTGGCTCTGAGCATATATCCACCTATGTGTCACCTGACCGTGCGAATCAAT TCTGCAAAACTTGTATCTGTTTTAAAGAAGGCACTTGAAATTACAAA AGCAAGTCATGTGACCCCTCAGCCGGAAGATAGTTGGATCCCTTTACTTATTAATGCCATTGATCATTGCATGAATAGAATCAAGGAGCTCACTCAGAGTGAACTTGAATTATGA
- the EPB42 gene encoding protein 4.2 gives MGQALGIKSCDFQAARNNEEHHTKAFSSRRLFVRRGQPFTIILHFRTPVHAFLPALKKVALIAQTGEQPSKVNRTQATFPVSSLGDRKSWSAAVEERDAQSWTISVTTPADAVIGHYSLLLQVSGRKPRLLGQFTLLFNPWSREDAVFLKNEAQRTEYLLNQNGLIYLGTADCIQAEPWDFGQFEGDVIDLSLRLLSEDKQVEKWSQPVHVARVLGALLHYLKEKRVLPTPQTQTTQEGALLNKRRGSVPILRQWLTGRGRPVYDGQAWVLAAVACTVLRCLGIPARVVTTFASAQGTGGRLLVDEYYNEEGLQNGEGQRGRIWIFQTSTECWMTRPALPQGYDGWQILHSSAPNGGGVLGFCDLVPVRAVKEGTLRLTPAVSDLFAAINASCVVWKCCEDGKLELTDSNTKYVGNNISTKGVGSDRCEDITQNYKYPEGSLQEKEVLERVEKEKMEHGKDNGIRPPTLQTANPLYLLLKAPSSLPLRGDTQISVTLVNHSEQEMAVLLAIGVQAVHYNGVLAAELWRKKLHLTLSANLEQTITIGLFFSNFERNPPENTFLRLTAMATHSQSSLSCFAQEDIAICRPHLAIKMPEKAEQYQPLTASVSIQNSIDAPMEDCVISILGRGLIHRERRYRFGSVRPENTMCTKFQFTPTHVGLQRLTVEMDCNMFQNLTNYKNVTVVAPELSA, from the exons CCCTGGGTATCAAGAGCTGCGACTTTCAGGCAGCAAGAAACAATGAGGAGCACCACACCAAGGCCTTCAGCTCCCGGCGCCTCTTTGTGAGGAGGGGGCAGCCCTTCACCATCATCCTGCACTTCCGCACTCCAGTCCACGCATTTCTGCCTGCCCTGAAGAAGGTGGCCCTCATTGCACAAACTG GAGAGCAGCCTTCCAAGGTCAACAGGACCCAAGCCACATTCCCAGTGTCCAGTCTGGGGGACCGAAAGTCGTGGAGTGCAGCGGTGGAGGAGAGAGATGCCCAGTCCTGGACCATCTCTGTGACCACACCCGCGGATGCTGTCATTGGCCACTACTCGCTTCTGCTGCAGGTCTCAGGCAGGAAGCCACGCCTCTTAGGCCAGTTCACATTGCTCTTTAACCCCTGGAGTAGAG AGGATGCCGTGTTCCTGAAGAATGAGGCTCAGCGCACAGAGTACTTGTTGAACCAGAATGGTCTCATCTACCTGGGCACAGCTGACTGCATCCAGGCAGAGCCCTGGGACTTTGGCCAG TTCGAGGGGGATGTCATCGACCTCAGCCTGCGCTTGCTGAGCGAGGACAAGCAGGTAGAGAAGTGGAGCCAGCCAGTGCACGTGGCCCGTGTGTTGGGTGCCTTG CTGCATTATCTCAAGGAGAAGAGGGTCCTGCCCACCCCGCAGACCCAGACCACCCAGGAAGGGGCCTTGCTGAACAAGCGCCGGGGCAGCGTGCCCATCCTGCGGCAGTGGCTCACCGGCCGAGGCCGACCTGTGTATGATGGCCAGGCCTGGGTGTTGGCCGCTGTTGCTTGCACAG TGCTGCGATGCCTGGGAATCCCTGCCCGTGTGGTGACCACGTTTGCCTCAGCACAGGGCACCGGCGGGCGTCTGCTCGTAGATGAGTACTATAATGAGGAGGGACTTCAGAATGGAGAAGGCCAGAGAGGCAGAATCTG GATCTTCCAGACTTCCACAGAGTGCTGGATGACACGGCCTGCCTTGCCCCAGGGTTATGATGGATGGCAGATTCTGCACTCAAGTGCTCCTAATGGAGGTGGAG TCCTGGGGTTCTGTGATCTCGTGCCAGTCAGAGCAGTCAAGGAGGGGACGCTGAGGCTGACCCCAGCAGTGTCAGACCTTTTTGCTGCCATAAATGCCTCATGTGTGGTCTGGAAGTGCTGTGAGGATGGGAAACTGGAGTTGACTGACTCCAACACAAAGTATGTTGGCAACAACATCAGCACCAAGGGTGTGGGCAGTGACCGCTGTGAGGACATCACTCAGAACTACAAGTATCCTGAAG ggTCTCTTCAGGAAAAAGAGGTGCTGGAGAGagttgagaaagagaaaatggaacatGGGAAAGACAACGGCATCCGTCCTCCCACTCTCCAGACTGCCAATCCTCTGTACCTGCTCTTGAAAGCACCCAGCTCCCTACCCCTGAGAGGGGATACCCAGATCTCAGTGACGCTGGTTAACCACAGTGAGCAGGAGATGGCAGTGCTGCTGGCAATCGGGGTCCAGGCTGTGCACTACAACGGTGTCCTTGCTGCCGAGCTCTGGAGGAAGAAGCTGCACCTCACGCTCAGTGCCAACCTGG AACAGACAATAACCATTGGCCTGTTCTTCTCCAATTTTGAGCGAAACCCACCCGAGAACACCTTCCTTAGACTCACCGCCATGGCAACACACTCTCAGTCCAGCCTTAGCTGCTTTGCTCAGGAAGACATTGCCATTTGTAGACCGCATCTTGCCATCAAG ATGCCAGAGAAAGCAGAGCAGTATCAACCCCTCACAGCCTCAGTCAGCATCCAGAACTCCATAGATGCCCCCATGGAGGACTGTGTGATCTCCATCCTGGGAAGGGGGCTCATTCACAGAGAGAGGAGGTACAG atTTGGTTCAGTGCGGCCTGAAAACACCATGTGTACCAAGTTCCAGTTCACGCCGACACATGTGGGGCTCCAGAGGCTCACTGTGGAAATGGACTGCAACATGTTCCAGAACCTAACCAACTATAAAAATGTCACCGTGGTAGCCCCTGAACTTTCAGCTTAA